From Paraflavitalea devenefica, the proteins below share one genomic window:
- a CDS encoding glycoside hydrolase family 88 protein has product MRLIGSLAIGVLLNGTIQAQQVKLPTVWADAEKQTQVMLQAVPAAKGDKTDLVSPRTIENGKLKLVASRDWTSGFFPGVLWLLYQYTGKQEWLIQAKAYTANIEREKTNAGTHDMGFKIFCSFGTGYRLTHNATYKDIIIQSAKTLSTRFNPTIGCIRSWDHHKEVWGFPVIIDNMMNLELLFEATRFSGDSSFYKIAVSHANTTMKNHFRPDYSSYHVIDYDTVTGAVVKKNTHQGYSHESAWSRGQAWGLYGYTMCYRYTKNPAYLRQAEHIAAFILNHPRLPKDGVPYYDFDGPDIPNAPRDASAAAVIASGLYELSSYSKNAKLYRNAADKIMTSLTQSYRSPIGENYGFLLLHSTGSKPANSEVDVPLNYADYYYLEALLRGRKKK; this is encoded by the coding sequence ATGCGATTAATTGGTAGTTTAGCAATAGGTGTTTTATTGAATGGAACTATACAGGCGCAGCAAGTGAAATTGCCAACTGTATGGGCCGATGCAGAAAAGCAAACACAGGTAATGTTGCAGGCTGTACCTGCAGCCAAAGGGGATAAGACCGATCTCGTATCACCCCGCACCATTGAGAATGGCAAGCTGAAGCTGGTAGCTTCCCGCGACTGGACCAGCGGTTTCTTTCCCGGTGTACTCTGGTTGCTGTATCAATATACTGGGAAGCAGGAATGGCTTATACAGGCCAAAGCCTATACGGCCAATATTGAAAGGGAGAAAACCAATGCAGGTACCCACGACATGGGCTTTAAGATCTTTTGCAGTTTTGGTACGGGTTACCGCCTCACCCATAATGCCACCTATAAAGACATCATCATCCAATCGGCCAAAACACTCTCCACGCGGTTTAATCCCACCATCGGTTGTATCCGTTCCTGGGACCATCACAAAGAGGTGTGGGGCTTCCCGGTGATCATTGACAACATGATGAACCTGGAACTCTTGTTTGAAGCCACCAGGTTCTCCGGTGATTCTTCTTTCTATAAGATCGCGGTATCACATGCCAATACAACCATGAAAAACCATTTCCGCCCGGATTATAGTTCTTACCACGTTATTGATTATGATACCGTAACCGGCGCTGTGGTGAAAAAAAATACACACCAGGGATACAGCCATGAGTCGGCCTGGTCAAGAGGGCAGGCCTGGGGACTGTATGGTTACACCATGTGTTACCGTTATACAAAGAATCCGGCGTACTTACGGCAGGCAGAGCATATTGCAGCTTTCATCCTCAACCATCCCCGCTTGCCGAAAGATGGGGTACCTTATTATGACTTTGATGGTCCGGATATTCCCAATGCGCCACGCGATGCTTCTGCAGCAGCCGTCATTGCTTCCGGATTGTATGAGTTGAGCAGCTATAGCAAAAACGCCAAACTGTATCGCAATGCTGCTGATAAGATCATGACCAGCCTTACCCAATCCTATCGTTCGCCTATTGGGGAAAACTATGGCTTCCTTCTCCTGCACAGTACCGGCTCCAAACCTGCTAACAGTGAAGTAGATGTGCCATTGAACTATGCAGATTACTATTACCTCGAAGCGTTGTTGCGGGGTAGGAAGAAGAAATAA
- a CDS encoding PA14 domain-containing protein, translated as MLVSLARYHKSIAWFFVGLFYLELVLVPVAGRGEGRMAMPFRSARSYGLDVPYLSGKVSWSTGRNNPGAFTPLADKATALRGTMVPLAGSPLGAGGSAADGGGPGQPEMAAFTSVSSANMVDLFSGDFSYNIPLLDVGGYPVNLAYRAGVSMDQEASWVGLGWNINPGTITRNMRGLPDDFNGQYDSVRKVMSIKENKTIGVTGGADVEIAGFPKNKDGGTDTASMGSVGASLGVVHNNYRGWGLEHGINASINAAKFGKGALTAGLSITNSSMDGLSLAPSLSISISKYNASEDATTTHSFSITQPYNTRSGLKALQLGLGTRRSNGDIKNQKTSNHGYGSTFTSYLSFNSPGYTPTISMPYTSRQFSFTGKVGTEIKVIHPSYFLSGYVAKQYIAAADTQLYLPSYGYLHYQAGAQNRASLLDFNREKELPYREKPAVPHIAIPSYTYDAFSITGEGTGGMFRAYRADIGFIHDHFIRTKDASDRASVDIGTGDQVHGGIDLNINRVITQNGPWLNQNVIKEAIKFRKDSAGFQAVYFRNPGEKSINDRQFYETLGGDDVVTVGLDQMPNVSVINATNYLRRYKNGRLNGVQLLNAQNAVKAQRDKRTQVITYLSAQEAQAVGLAKYIEYHRLNAFDSASCVEPSFGIDPAMGSGLIGQYFKSKRPGGTLAFTKVAPVIDFDWGREVPFHEAGFINDKFSVRWTGRIKAPQTGTYHFYTTSDDGVMLWINDTLIIDHWKPRMKKHGPLKGQVNLVAGKMYNIRLEHYDEGGLAYIRLEWDHPAQQNRALIPQAFLFPPSAKDTFEHNNIVREQRVNRFRKANHISEIDVLNNDGRRYIYGIPVYNLKQRETTFSVDGKTNQGNKLTGLARYNHGVDNTTDNRLGKDWYFTSEEVPAYAHSFLLTGILSADYSDITGNGITDDDIGDAVKFNYTKVAGIANPYQWRAPAVPDSVTYNEGLKTDYRDDKGSYIYGEKELWYLHSIESKTMVATFVLEDRDDLPAIDEGGQRVNYYATKRLKEINLYSKSDFAVSRTNAKPVKTIHFEYTYELCKGAYGDTARGKLTLKKVWFTYNNNKKGQQNPYKFNYNSNNPAYNLKSNDRWGNYKDPLQNPGSSANNVITNADYSYALQDSIMAAQNAAAWALDSIYLPSGGSLKVQYESDDYAYVQDKRAMNMFRVIGAGRTSNFSDRSLLLYSKSLVDFDDHRYIFIRVPRPVSNVQELYHKYLAGIKKLYFKLSVRMPDNDNYGSGYENIPCYADLEPVNSYGVVNPEVIWVKLAGISLQGDGGGSYSPLVKAATQFLRLNLPSKAYPGSETGDDMDLEDAVKMLASLTTNITTAFKSFDRIARNRLWASQFDTLRSFVRLNNPFLKRMGGGHRVKRITVYDNWDKMASKPGYQLVRPAIYGQEYQYTTVQQLDKDSLLISSGVASYEPGIGGEENPFHVPVEYVEKIAPLGPVTLGYSEEPLGESFFPAANIGYSRVRVRTINYKNKKSANGFEETRFYTAYDYPTYVDRTFLDGETKKRYKPALANLLRVNAIHKIVLSQGFKVELNDMHGKMRSTASYAETDPVRPISYSEQFYRTDNASLDHKRLSNTVMVMKPDGTIDSAALIGKDVELMVDMREQMSITNGYNVPLNTDWFTVPFTPPYFLLPTMLNLAQREENTYRSVATTKVIQRYGILDSAIQIDKGSRISTKDVLYDSETGDVLLTRTQNEFNDPIYNFNYPSHWAYDGMGLAYKNIDVVLRDVNIVDGRMKEMSPTIEKLFSSGDELLIAGKQQTTDVPASCDDSVATFPDYDKCWAVDSSVLYGGPRAIYFIDRWGKAYTGYKLSLRIIRSGRRNILGAVGSVTSLDSLVKKNASGNYELVINANSKIIAASAGEFRQFWKTDDVLRKQPTISCIPNWQPNGIVRCLQSGGVNTGYQEISHTDVNPNSPTYNDTSLVVIQNCYECSRPAQWILADTFRCATDSVGNNLGFQYRGEIDTASCSATYGQYRWQIVAGPNCALCPKPAVWQFTTGDSCEKDANGINTGFIKRKQTNVESCSSNPGAIRWVTDTANCIMCPKPDEWIPIPDSIICAKDANGNNTGYLQRKEVNVQGCSDSGYATRWVLLGQNCDSCKKPANWQPIAGDSCQKINGVITGVRLKPQQNMESCSDSASVIKWVQYGSNCDSCKKSKNWQFVSGDTCTKDANGNNTGYRARRQQNIEACSDSANMYRWVSVYDTTVCSMGQCVYAKIVYENAQNLYNEDHTEMATTADIRVYFYSDTGRTVPVSVTNFALVYRIDYSEEGNFISSTNAQVVCNGTSKFIIRDKIYQTSTNQAPYIRQWDFIVPGTYGFTCSGGGGIE; from the coding sequence ATGTTAGTTTCTCTGGCGCGTTATCACAAGAGCATTGCCTGGTTTTTTGTGGGATTGTTTTACCTGGAGCTGGTATTGGTACCGGTGGCAGGAAGGGGAGAAGGCAGGATGGCTATGCCGTTTAGATCAGCAAGGTCGTATGGACTGGATGTACCTTATCTGTCGGGCAAGGTCAGTTGGTCAACAGGGCGAAATAATCCCGGAGCGTTCACACCATTGGCTGACAAGGCCACTGCATTACGCGGAACGATGGTTCCCCTGGCAGGCTCCCCATTGGGGGCAGGAGGCAGTGCTGCAGATGGAGGCGGACCCGGACAGCCGGAGATGGCGGCCTTTACTTCTGTGAGCAGCGCCAATATGGTGGACCTGTTCAGCGGTGATTTCTCTTACAACATTCCTTTATTGGATGTGGGTGGTTACCCGGTGAACCTGGCTTACCGCGCCGGCGTGTCTATGGACCAGGAGGCGAGCTGGGTGGGGCTCGGGTGGAATATCAACCCCGGCACGATCACCCGGAACATGCGCGGCCTGCCGGATGATTTTAATGGTCAGTATGACTCAGTGCGCAAAGTGATGTCTATAAAAGAGAACAAAACCATCGGGGTAACCGGTGGGGCGGATGTAGAGATTGCCGGGTTCCCAAAAAATAAAGACGGAGGCACTGATACAGCTTCTATGGGAAGCGTCGGTGCCAGCCTGGGGGTAGTGCATAACAACTACCGTGGCTGGGGCCTTGAGCATGGTATCAATGCCAGCATCAATGCCGCTAAATTTGGTAAGGGAGCGCTCACAGCCGGGCTTTCTATTACCAATAGCTCTATGGATGGGTTATCCCTGGCGCCTTCTCTTTCGATAAGCATCAGTAAATACAATGCCAGTGAAGATGCAACTACAACACACAGTTTTTCTATTACCCAGCCATACAATACCCGGTCGGGCTTAAAAGCCTTGCAACTGGGGTTGGGCACACGAAGGTCTAATGGAGATATCAAGAATCAAAAAACAAGTAACCATGGTTACGGATCAACCTTTACTTCTTATCTTTCTTTCAACTCTCCCGGCTACACGCCTACGATCAGTATGCCCTATACCAGCCGGCAATTTTCCTTTACCGGTAAAGTCGGTACAGAAATAAAGGTGATACACCCCAGTTACTTTCTCAGTGGGTATGTTGCCAAACAGTACATTGCCGCTGCCGATACCCAGTTGTACCTGCCTTCTTATGGTTACCTGCATTACCAGGCGGGTGCGCAGAACAGGGCTTCCCTGCTGGACTTTAACCGTGAAAAAGAATTGCCATACAGGGAAAAACCTGCAGTGCCGCACATTGCCATCCCCAGCTACACCTATGATGCTTTTTCTATTACAGGTGAGGGTACCGGCGGTATGTTCCGCGCTTACCGGGCCGATATTGGGTTTATTCATGATCATTTCATCCGTACCAAAGATGCGTCGGACCGGGCCAGTGTGGATATTGGCACGGGCGACCAGGTACACGGAGGAATTGACCTCAACATCAACCGGGTTATCACACAGAATGGCCCCTGGCTCAACCAGAATGTAATAAAGGAAGCCATTAAGTTCAGAAAGGACTCGGCCGGTTTCCAGGCGGTGTACTTCCGCAATCCCGGGGAGAAATCCATCAATGACCGGCAGTTCTATGAAACACTTGGCGGCGATGATGTGGTAACGGTGGGCCTGGACCAGATGCCCAATGTCAGCGTCATCAATGCCACCAATTACCTGCGACGTTATAAAAATGGCCGCTTGAATGGCGTGCAGTTACTGAATGCGCAGAATGCCGTAAAAGCGCAGCGCGATAAGCGTACACAGGTCATCACCTATCTGTCGGCGCAGGAAGCGCAGGCGGTGGGATTGGCAAAGTACATTGAGTACCACCGGCTCAATGCTTTTGATTCCGCCTCCTGTGTGGAACCGTCGTTTGGGATAGACCCTGCTATGGGCAGCGGACTCATCGGGCAATATTTTAAATCAAAGCGACCGGGGGGAACGCTGGCATTTACAAAAGTGGCTCCCGTGATAGACTTTGATTGGGGCCGGGAAGTGCCCTTCCACGAGGCTGGCTTTATCAATGATAAGTTCTCCGTGCGCTGGACAGGCAGGATCAAGGCGCCCCAAACAGGCACTTATCACTTCTATACGACGAGCGACGACGGAGTGATGTTGTGGATCAATGATACCCTGATCATTGATCATTGGAAGCCCCGTATGAAAAAACATGGCCCGCTCAAAGGGCAGGTGAATCTTGTAGCGGGCAAAATGTATAATATCAGGCTGGAGCATTATGACGAGGGAGGCCTTGCCTATATACGGCTGGAATGGGACCATCCGGCCCAGCAAAACCGGGCACTCATACCACAGGCCTTTTTATTCCCACCTTCTGCCAAAGATACCTTTGAACACAACAACATTGTACGGGAACAGCGCGTGAACCGCTTCCGCAAAGCCAACCATATCTCAGAGATTGATGTGCTCAACAACGACGGGCGGCGTTACATATATGGCATACCGGTATACAACCTGAAACAACGGGAGACTACCTTCTCGGTAGATGGAAAAACCAACCAGGGGAACAAACTGACCGGCCTCGCCCGTTACAATCATGGGGTTGATAATACTACAGATAACAGGCTGGGCAAGGACTGGTACTTTACCAGTGAAGAAGTACCGGCCTATGCGCATTCCTTCCTGCTGACCGGAATCTTATCGGCCGACTATTCAGACATTACCGGCAATGGCATCACAGACGATGATATCGGCGACGCCGTAAAATTCAATTACACCAAAGTAGCAGGCATTGCCAATCCCTACCAATGGCGGGCGCCGGCTGTTCCGGATAGTGTAACCTATAATGAAGGGTTAAAAACCGATTACCGGGATGATAAAGGGAGTTATATCTATGGTGAGAAAGAATTGTGGTACCTGCATTCTATTGAATCAAAGACAATGGTGGCCACCTTCGTGCTGGAAGACCGGGATGACCTGCCGGCGATCGATGAAGGCGGACAACGGGTAAATTATTATGCTACCAAAAGATTGAAGGAGATCAACCTCTACAGCAAGTCTGATTTTGCCGTCAGCCGTACCAATGCCAAACCTGTCAAGACCATTCATTTTGAATACACCTATGAACTGTGTAAGGGTGCTTATGGCGATACGGCGAGAGGAAAACTTACCCTGAAAAAAGTGTGGTTTACCTACAACAATAACAAAAAAGGCCAGCAAAATCCTTATAAGTTCAACTACAACAGTAATAATCCCGCTTACAACCTCAAGTCCAATGACCGCTGGGGCAATTACAAAGATCCGCTGCAAAATCCCGGTTCTTCGGCAAACAATGTGATCACCAATGCCGACTATTCCTATGCTTTGCAGGATAGTATAATGGCTGCGCAGAATGCCGCCGCCTGGGCGCTGGATTCCATTTACCTGCCTTCCGGCGGCTCCCTGAAAGTGCAATATGAAAGCGATGATTATGCTTATGTGCAGGACAAGCGGGCCATGAATATGTTCCGGGTCATTGGTGCAGGAAGGACTTCCAACTTTTCGGACAGGTCATTGCTGCTTTATTCCAAGAGCCTGGTGGATTTTGATGACCACCGGTATATATTCATCCGTGTGCCCCGGCCGGTGAGCAACGTACAGGAGCTTTATCATAAATACCTGGCTGGTATAAAGAAACTATACTTCAAACTGTCGGTACGCATGCCGGATAATGATAACTATGGCAGTGGTTATGAAAATATTCCCTGCTATGCCGACCTGGAACCAGTCAACAGCTATGGTGTCGTCAACCCTGAAGTGATCTGGGTAAAGCTGGCGGGCATTTCCCTGCAGGGTGATGGAGGCGGTAGTTACAGTCCGCTGGTGAAAGCGGCCACACAATTCCTGCGCCTCAACCTGCCCTCCAAGGCATATCCCGGTTCAGAAACTGGTGATGATATGGACCTGGAGGATGCCGTGAAAATGCTGGCTTCCCTTACCACCAATATCACCACGGCCTTCAAATCTTTTGACCGTATAGCGCGCAACCGCCTTTGGGCATCACAGTTTGATACCCTGCGCAGCTTTGTACGGCTCAACAATCCCTTCCTGAAAAGAATGGGGGGCGGCCACCGGGTGAAGCGTATTACCGTATATGATAACTGGGATAAGATGGCCAGCAAACCTGGTTATCAACTTGTACGTCCGGCTATCTATGGCCAGGAATACCAGTATACTACGGTGCAGCAATTGGATAAGGATTCCCTGCTCATCAGTAGCGGCGTGGCCAGTTACGAGCCAGGTATTGGCGGGGAAGAGAATCCCTTCCATGTGCCGGTGGAATATGTGGAAAAGATTGCGCCGCTGGGGCCGGTAACCCTCGGTTATTCTGAAGAGCCGCTGGGTGAATCGTTCTTCCCTGCTGCCAATATAGGATATAGCCGCGTGCGGGTACGTACCATCAACTACAAGAATAAAAAATCGGCCAATGGTTTTGAGGAAACCAGGTTCTATACAGCGTATGATTATCCTACCTATGTAGACAGGACTTTCCTGGATGGCGAAACCAAAAAACGGTATAAACCCGCCCTGGCCAACCTGCTGCGGGTGAATGCCATTCATAAGATCGTCCTCTCGCAAGGGTTTAAAGTAGAGCTGAACGATATGCATGGTAAAATGCGCTCTACGGCTTCCTATGCTGAAACGGATCCTGTCCGTCCCATCTCGTATAGTGAACAGTTTTACCGTACAGACAATGCCAGCCTCGACCATAAACGGTTGTCAAATACGGTAATGGTCATGAAGCCCGACGGTACGATTGACAGTGCGGCGCTTATTGGTAAGGATGTGGAGCTGATGGTAGATATGCGTGAGCAAATGTCTATTACCAACGGCTATAACGTGCCGCTCAATACAGATTGGTTTACCGTACCCTTTACACCGCCTTACTTTTTACTGCCTACCATGCTCAACCTGGCGCAGCGGGAAGAAAATACCTACCGGTCGGTGGCTACTACCAAGGTCATACAACGCTATGGTATCCTCGATAGCGCTATCCAGATAGACAAAGGAAGCCGTATCTCCACAAAAGATGTACTCTATGATAGTGAAACAGGGGATGTGCTGCTGACCCGGACACAGAATGAATTCAATGATCCTATATACAATTTTAACTATCCTTCCCACTGGGCTTATGATGGCATGGGCCTGGCCTATAAGAACATTGATGTGGTGCTGCGCGATGTAAACATTGTGGACGGCCGTATGAAAGAAATGTCGCCCACCATAGAAAAACTATTCAGCAGCGGTGATGAGCTGCTCATTGCCGGCAAACAGCAAACCACCGATGTACCGGCGTCCTGCGATGATTCGGTGGCTACCTTCCCGGACTATGATAAATGCTGGGCAGTAGACAGTAGTGTATTGTATGGCGGTCCGCGCGCTATTTATTTCATTGACCGCTGGGGTAAAGCTTATACAGGTTATAAACTATCGCTCCGGATCATCCGCTCCGGTCGCAGGAATATATTGGGGGCGGTGGGCAGCGTGACCAGCCTGGACAGCCTGGTAAAGAAAAACGCTTCCGGCAATTATGAGCTGGTCATCAATGCCAATTCAAAGATCATTGCCGCCTCGGCCGGTGAGTTCCGCCAGTTCTGGAAAACGGATGATGTATTGCGCAAGCAACCCACCATCAGTTGTATTCCCAACTGGCAGCCCAATGGCATTGTGCGGTGTCTGCAAAGCGGCGGGGTGAATACCGGTTACCAGGAGATCAGCCATACAGATGTGAATCCCAATAGCCCTACTTATAATGATACCAGCCTGGTAGTAATACAGAATTGCTATGAATGTTCACGCCCGGCCCAATGGATACTGGCTGATACTTTCCGTTGTGCTACCGATAGTGTGGGTAATAATCTCGGATTCCAGTACCGTGGAGAAATAGATACTGCCTCCTGCAGCGCTACTTATGGACAGTACCGTTGGCAGATAGTTGCCGGACCCAATTGCGCGCTTTGTCCCAAACCGGCTGTATGGCAGTTCACCACCGGCGATAGTTGTGAAAAAGATGCCAATGGTATCAACACTGGTTTTATAAAAAGAAAGCAAACAAATGTAGAATCCTGCAGCAGTAATCCGGGCGCTATACGGTGGGTAACTGATACAGCTAATTGTATAATGTGTCCCAAACCGGATGAATGGATCCCCATACCCGATAGCATTATTTGCGCCAAAGACGCCAATGGCAACAATACCGGCTACCTGCAGCGTAAGGAAGTGAACGTACAGGGTTGCAGCGACAGCGGCTATGCAACGCGCTGGGTGCTCCTGGGGCAGAACTGCGATAGTTGCAAGAAGCCTGCCAACTGGCAGCCAATAGCAGGTGATAGCTGCCAAAAGATCAATGGCGTGATAACGGGCGTACGGTTAAAGCCACAACAGAATATGGAGTCTTGCAGCGATAGTGCCAGCGTGATAAAGTGGGTACAATATGGATCAAATTGCGATAGTTGTAAAAAGTCTAAAAACTGGCAGTTTGTAAGTGGCGATACCTGTACCAAAGATGCTAATGGTAATAATACAGGGTATAGGGCCAGGCGACAGCAGAATATAGAAGCCTGTAGCGATAGCGCCAATATGTATCGTTGGGTTTCTGTTTATGACACTACTGTTTGTTCAATGGGCCAATGCGTTTATGCAAAGATTGTATATGAGAATGCCCAGAATCTTTATAACGAAGATCATACGGAAATGGCCACAACTGCAGATATAAGGGTCTATTTCTATTCTGATACAGGGCGTACGGTACCTGTTTCGGTGACCAATTTTGCCCTTGTATACCGGATTGATTATTCGGAGGAGGGGAATTTCATTAGCAGTACTAATGCTCAGGTGGTTTGTAATGGAACTTCTAAGTTCATTATACGTGACAAAATTTATCAGACTTCTACTAATCAGGCTCCCTATATCCGGCAATGGGACTTTATTGTGCCAGGTACTTACGGGTTTACCTGTAGCGGTGGTGGAGGGATTGAGTAA